The following is a genomic window from Leptolyngbya sp. FACHB-261.
GCTGGGTAAATTCCTGGCTGTAGTAGAGCTGAAGTAGTCTTTGCGCCTGGGGTTCAAGGCGACCCATCGCTTCAATCAAAACGCCAGTCATGTCAGCTCGCTGAGCTTGACGATGTTGCTCCTCTTCCTCAGCAATTTGAGCATCCAGACCTGAGATGACTGCTGGGTCGTTAGGTAAATTGTCGAGAAGTTCGCCTGAATTTAAGGAGTTAGGGGCATTGAGAGCGCTCACCTCAGGCGACATATACTGCCGTGCAGCTCTGGCACAGGCTTTGAGCCATTGTTCAAGCGTTTGGGCGGTCGGCAGAGGTTCGGACGACGGTAGCTGCTCGTGACGTTGTTCCCGGTAGAGCGCGGCGATGGCCTCCCACACCGAGTCATCGGGCCGTGTCAGTTTGCGAGTGGCATTTGTGCGAGTTGGCGCGTAAACCGCATTGAAACAGCTCCAGGCCAGAAGATGGTAGGCAACTAGGGATGGTGCCAAGCCAGCATTTTGCAGAGACTCTACAAGCTTTTTCTTACTCAGCTTGCGTAGCAAAGCCCAATCAGTGCAGATATCAACTTCTTGGCGCTGGCGCAGGAGCTCTCGGATAGCACTGCCGAAGACAGCACTAGCGTAATTTTTCAGGGTCGCCCCCTGGCTGAGGTTAACTCCCTCTAAAACCTTGTCTATCTTACCAATGGCGATTTGAAAGCAGTCCGATAAAGCATATTGGTTACTCGATAGGTTGGTAGCAATTTTGCGGGCAGCCCAATAACAGGTTTCTTGCAAATATGCAGATAGATGCGCTTTAGCCAGATCAGCCGCTTGAGCGCGAGGTTGCTCACTCAAGGCATCAGATATTTCAGCTTGCCAAGTCTTATGCCAGTAAAGGGCCCAAAAGTCCTCAGACTTTCTCGTTAGCTCAAGCTGCTCCAAACAGTTCTTCATGCTACGACGCAGTTTGGCATCACTGACCCAAGTGCTGAAGCTGTCAGCATCAAACTGCACAAAGGTCGAAAAAATCTCAAGGATGCTTTGACGAGAGCGCATGACAAATTGCTAAGTTTGAAGACTGGATCTAGGTGGACCTCCAAGGATCCTCATGGAGATCCAGGTTACCTGGAGTTTACGAACAGAGCCCAGTTCTTTAGAAAATCGCCTAAAGTCTTGACTGCTGCCGTTAAGACGGCAATATACAAATGGTCAGAATTCCAATTTGTCTCGTCAGGTGACTAGCCTTTGTAATTTATGATACAGCGTGTGGTATGTAAAGTCTTAGGCTAGTGGGATTTGCTAAGTGCAGAGGCGAAGCCAATAGGTTGTATGATAGCTCTCTTAAGAAGTACAATCCGCACAGGGAATTAATCTGTGGATTATGTACTCCCTCCAGCTCCTCATGGCTCCGTTGGCTCTTCGTCTCTTGCTTAACAGTAGCCGGCTGCATAACCTGCTCAACCGCAACCTCTATATCAGTGGTGTGCTAATGCCGTACTCAAGAGTGCGAACTTTTTTGAAGGACTAGATCCATGTTAAAAATATTGAAGGACGCTAAGCTTGGCACCAAGTTTAATTTGTTCTTAATGACTGTCTTTATTGGTGGCATCTTAGTCAGCGGGATTGCCCTGTCAAGAGTACTAGAGCAGGCCGCCCAGCAGGAGATGACCTCTAGAGCCCTCCTGCTGATCCAAAGCATGAACTCGGTCAGAACTTACACCAGTGAGCACATCAATCCACTCTTGGCACCGAGAGTAGAAACTGAACCGACGTTCACGCCAGAAACAGTGCCGGCCTATGCTGCCACCGAAGTTTTTGAGGATCTGCGCAAAAACAGCGATTACAGCAACTTCTTTTATAAAGAAGCGACTCTCAACCCGACCAACCTGCGAGATAAGGCAGATGACTTTGAAGCTAAATTGGTAGAGCGTTTTCGTAGCGAGCCAGGACTCAAAGAACTGTCTGGTTTCCGTAGCCTCCCCGGCACAGAATCTTTTTACATTGCCCGTCCGCTAGCGATTACCAAAGAGAGCTGCTTGCAGTGTCACTCGACACCAGAGGCTGCTCCTAAGAGCCAGATTACGACTTATGGTACCGAGAATGGTTTTGGCTG
Proteins encoded in this region:
- a CDS encoding DUF3365 domain-containing protein, whose amino-acid sequence is MLKILKDAKLGTKFNLFLMTVFIGGILVSGIALSRVLEQAAQQEMTSRALLLIQSMNSVRTYTSEHINPLLAPRVETEPTFTPETVPAYAATEVFEDLRKNSDYSNFFYKEATLNPTNLRDKADDFEAKLVERFRSEPGLKELSGFRSLPGTESFYIARPLAITKESCLQCHSTPEAAPKSQITTYGTENGFGWKLNEIVAAQVISVPSGEILNNAQRSLSLVMGILIAIFTIVILLINLLLRRTIIRRIRRMSKVAHEVSTGKMDIDFVDDTNDEIGALSKAFGRMKSSYEIAMKFINQ
- a CDS encoding sigma-70 family RNA polymerase sigma factor; the encoded protein is MRSRQSILEIFSTFVQFDADSFSTWVSDAKLRRSMKNCLEQLELTRKSEDFWALYWHKTWQAEISDALSEQPRAQAADLAKAHLSAYLQETCYWAARKIATNLSSNQYALSDCFQIAIGKIDKVLEGVNLSQGATLKNYASAVFGSAIRELLRQRQEVDICTDWALLRKLSKKKLVESLQNAGLAPSLVAYHLLAWSCFNAVYAPTRTNATRKLTRPDDSVWEAIAALYREQRHEQLPSSEPLPTAQTLEQWLKACARAARQYMSPEVSALNAPNSLNSGELLDNLPNDPAVISGLDAQIAEEEEQHRQAQRADMTGVLIEAMGRLEPQAQRLLQLYYSQEFTQQQIAAQLDVKQYTISRQLTKHRQFLLDTLVQWSQGALHTPLTSDLIKDVGVALEEWLKVYYRQPALQTPREDLT